The following coding sequences are from one Cyprinus carpio isolate SPL01 chromosome A24, ASM1834038v1, whole genome shotgun sequence window:
- the LOC109077056 gene encoding membrane-bound transcription factor site-2 protease-like: MIPIAVVVCVMGGWCTVYLADTLLRSSSSLKNRYESWLSSNGFTLSPFHIKWHTGVFNRLFARCAHLNPRFLYIWFSAGMVFGVLAMFGSVVLLSKTLLQTLSQMMAETPEGSHEQILQVVVPGVNLPVSQLAYFFIAILVSGVIHEFGHGVAALREQVRLNGFGVFMFVVYPGAFVDLFTTHLNLISPVQQLRIFCAGVWHNFMLCVVALSFLLLLPIILFPFYYTGAGALVTEVVEGSPSSGPRGLFLGDLVTQLEDCPVWGVQDWHNCVQHLSHNPQMGYCVHTAKLQLSWSAGRAFKRLDGTMECCGNNSLTDFCFSYSNNVESKLFACLPVRKTIEASRTCRTNTDCQTDFIPSLCLIPSLENQTRLIRVKHPPQTDMLFVGYPSHLQYSVSLTSFVPRLAFLHPDLPVMLETFCKYLVSLSGALAVVNAVPCFALDGQWMLTAFLEATLSSVILERNNRELIGFFFLLGGSALLAANVALGLWMVTAR; this comes from the exons ATGATTCCCATAgcggtggtggtgtgtgtgatggGCGGGTGGTGTACCGTGTATCTGGCGGACACGCTGCTGCGG TCGTCCAGTTCGTTGAAGAACCGCTATGAATCCTGGTTATCCTCGAATGGATTCACTCTCTCTCCGTTCCATATTAAATGGCACACCGGCGTCTTCAACCGTCTTTTTGCCAGATGTGCTCATCTCAACCCTCGCTTTCTCTACATCTG GTTCAGTGCCGGAATGGTGTTTGGGGTTCTGGCAATGTTTGGGTCTGTGGTTCTCCTGAGCAAAACATTGCTACAGACTTTGAGTCAGATGATGGCAGAGACGCCAGAAGGGTCTCACGAACAGATCTTGCAGGTGGTG GTGCCTGGTGTGAACCTTCCTGTCAGTCAGCTGGCCTATTTTTTCATTGCTATCTTGGTCAGTGGAGTCATACATGAGTTTGGCCATGGGGTGGCAGCACTAAG GGAGCAGGTGAGGTTGAATGGTTTTGGCGTGTTCATGTTTGTGGTTTATCCTGGAGCGTTTGTGGACCTCTTCACCACACATCTGAACCTCATCTCTCCAGTCCAGCAGCTCAGAATATTCTGTGCAG GTGTATGGCACAACTTCATGCTGTGTGTTGTGGCCCTCAGTTTCCTGTTGCTGCTCCCTATCATCCTGTTTCCCTTTTATTACACTGGAGCAGGGGCGCTTGTCACTGAGGTGGTGGAG GGCTCTCCATCAAGTGGACCTCGTGGGCTGTTTTTAGGAGATCTGGTTACCCAGCTGGAGGACTGTCCTGTTTGGGGAGTGCAGGACTGGCACAACTGCGTTCAGCATCTATCCCATAATCCTCAGATGGGATACTGCGTTCACACTGCCAAGCTGCAGCTCAGTTGGTCGGCTGGAAGAG CGTTCAAGCGTCTCGATGGCACTATGGAGTgctgtgggaacaacagcttgacaGATTTCTGCTTCTCTTATAGTAATAACGTCGAGAGCAAATTG TTTGCCTGCCTGCCGGTCAGAAAAACCATTGAAGCGAGCCGTACATGCCGTACCAACACAGACTGTCAAACAGACTTCATCCCAAGCTTGTGTTTAATCCCGTCTCTGGAGAACCAAACCAGACTGATTCGGGTCAAACACCCGCCGCAAACAGACATGCTGTTTGTCGGCTACCCGTCACACCTACAGTATTCAG TGAGTCTGACCAGCTTCGTTCCTCGTTTGGCCTTTCTTCATCCAGACCTGCCTGTCATGCTGGAGACTTTCTGCAA ATACCTGGTCTCATTGTCGGGGGCCCTGGCGGTGGTAAACGCTGTCCCGTGTTTTGCTCTGGACGGCCAGTGGATGCTCACAGCGTTCCTAGAAGCCACACTGAGCTCTGTGATCCTAGAGAGGAATAACCGAGAGCTGATTGGCTTCTTTTTTTTGCTGGGAGGCAGTGCCCTTCTAGCAGCCAATGTGGCTCTGGGTCTATGGATGGTCACAGCACGATAG